The genomic region AGTGAGCTGGGGGGCCGCCGAGCGTCTCGGCAGACGCGTCCAGGCTCACACGTCTGGGGGCCAGCTGCCTGTCAGCTGAGCCGGGAGTGTCCATGTGCCTCTGTCATCGGGGGGGGGGGCCAGTGGGTCCTCCTCCTCACGGTCGTGGAGAGCAAGCCCAGGGGCTGTGTCACACAAGTTCTTCCCAATGTTTGTGTCGCATTTGCTGATGGCACAGTGGCCAGATCCAGTCACGTGGTTGAGCACAGACTCCCAGTGGGAAGGCGCTGGAAAGAGTGAGGAGGCCGGGCGGTTATGTGCCACATGCTTTTCTCCAGATTCTGGACAAAGGTAAGTAAAAGCCTAGATGTACTTTCATGAACATAAACGGTAGCACGATGCTCGTTGTTCCCGTGCTTTACTTTTTCCCCCGGCACTTTTTCACTTCCATGAATACATAATGTTTTATCGTCAGGTGTGTGCTCTTCAAGAAGAGCAGGCCAGGGAGCCCTGAATCCGCTTCCCTTGCCCGGGCTGGGGCGAGCCTTCTGAGCAGGATGGCTTCGGCGGAGGAGCAGCCCGGACTTAGAGCCGTGAAGGTGGAGGAGGACCGTGTCTGGGACCAGGAGACCTTCCTTCGAGAGAGCGGCATTTCTACTCAGGAGGCCTCCCGCCAACTTTTCAGGCACTTTTGTTACCAAGAGTCCCCCGGGCCCCGCGAGGCGCTGCGCCGGCTCCGCGAGCTGTGCCGCCAGTGGCTGCGGCCCGAGACGCACAGCAAGGAGCAGATCCTGGAGCTGCTGGTGCTGGAGCAGTTCCTGACCATCCTGCCCGAGGAGCTCCAGGCCTGGGTGCGGGAGCACCACCCGGAGAGCGGGGACGAGGCGGTGACGGCGCTGGAGGGTCTGGAGAGGGAGTTCAGTGAGCCTGAGAACCAGGTGAGAGTAGGAAGATGGGCTCCCAGACGCCGCGTACCGAGTGATCCGGGCCAGCTGGCTGCAGCCGGTTCTcagttgctgtgtaacaaactaccccCAAGCGTGATGGCTTAAACAACCCCAGCACTACCTCACGGACTCTGTGCGTCAGGACCTAGGGAGCTGCTTAGGAGGGTCCCTCACGGGGTTGCAGTgaagatttgttttcttaacttgGATTGTCTTTTTACCAGTCCTCTGAGGCTGGGGTGATCTAACCCACTCTCCTGAGgtggagagggaaactgaggcacagagcaacAGGGCCTTACGGTGAGTCAGGGCCACAGGCCCCCCATGAATCCTGTCACCCAGAACCCAGACACGGTGAGGCGAGGTGTAGCGCCGGGGTCGCTGGAGTGGgtggctgcagggctggggccTATTCCAGCCCCGTGCACAGGGGAGCCCCCTCCCGGCTTGCCTGGGGCTGGTGGATCCACTTCTGAGACTGCTCCCCCTGTGGGTGCTGGTGGGCGCCCCAGTTCCTCACTGGTGTTGGCCGGAGGGCTTAGATCTTTGCCGCGTGGGTTTCTGCCTCGGCTGAGTGTCCTCGCACGTCAGCTGTcttccctgagagagagagacagacagacagaaaaggaGCATGAGGATAGAGCCACAGTGCTTTGTATGACTTAGTCTCAGAAGTTGTAGACCATTGCTTCTGAGTCACTAAGTACAgctcacactcaaggggagggaatCAGGCAGGAGTAGGGATTGAACTCTGGGCCTGTCCCCATGCCATCCCTCTACACAATGTTTCGGACGGTTCCTTCCATAGTATATTAGCCTGGGCTCCCGTGTCCCTCTCTTATGAACCCAAATATACCTACCTGCCTCCAGGCCCCAGACGATGCCCCTGGCCATTCGGAAGTGCTGTCAGAGGATGGGGTGCATGTGAAGGCCAAGCAGGAATCAAGAGCCATCCAGCTTCAGGCCACGGTGACACAGCTCAAATGTGAATCTCTCGGTCCCCACAGATTTGGGGAACAAGGTAAGGACTTTGATGGGTCCACCTGGGATCTCTGGTGGCCCTGTGTAGGGTAGCAGTTAAGACCGTGGACTCTGGGGTCAGAGTGCCTGCGTGGTAACTTAAGCACGGCCACTTAGCAGCTCTGTGACATCGGGCAGGCCAGGTGGCCATCCGGCACCTTTGGTTGAGGCATCCATGGGATGGAAATCATCACAGTCCTAGAGTCGTTTGGGGATTTCCTGAGTTGATGTGTGTGAAAGAGGTGGAACCGCGCCTGCTTACACACGTCCTTTCGGGAGCCTCGCCCTCTCCGGGGCCCCTGCAGCCATCGCAGCAGCGCTCCTGACCCCGCTCTGGTCTCAGGTTCCTCCGGAGCCCTTGTCTTCCTCAGTCCGCCACTTCTGTGCTCTTAGAACGCGTGTGCTTGGACGGGATCTTCCGATGCCCCGTCCTGTGGCTGTGCTGTCCCGAAAGGACAGAGACGTGACGTTGTCCGTGCACTTACCGTTCCAGGTGCTGACGTCGTACCAGAAGGCCAGGAGTCGGCGGTGCGGCAAGAAGTTTTGAAGGAAGTGGAACATCTTGCAAATAGCCGACTCCAAAGAGACGCTCCCCTGGACCCTCAGTGCCGGGAAGCTTGGAAGCGGGAGAGCAGGGCGGGAAAGCCGAGGGGACGCGCCGCCGGAGAGCGACCGCACAGGTGCGGCGAGTGCGGGAAAGGCTTCGCTCAGAGCTCGGTCCTCGCTCAGCACCAGAGAACccacaccggggagaagccctATGAGTGCGACGAGTGCGGGAGAGCCTTCAGCCAGCGCTCCGGCCTGGTCGAGCATCAGCGGAGccacaccggggagaagccctACGTGTGCGACGAGTGCGGGAGAGCCTTCAGTGCTGGCAACGGCCTCATCAGACACAGGCGGATCCACACGGGGGAGAAGCCCTACGGCTGTGAGGAGTGCGGGAGAGCCTTCCGCCTGAGCTCGTACCTCGTTCAGCACCAGAGGATCCACACGGGGGAGAAGCGCTACCGCTGTGGCGAGTGCGGGAAGGCCTTCAGCCAGAACGCGGGGCTCTTCCAGCACCTCCGCGTCCACACGGGGGAGAAGCCCTTCCAGTGCGGCCAGTGCGGCAAGCGCTTTAGCCGGCGGACCCTGCTCGGCAAGCACCAGAGGAGCCACACTGGGGAGAGACCGTACGCGTGTGACGAGTGCGGGAAGGCCTTCGGCCACCACTGCAACCTCATCAGGCATTTTAGAATCCATACCGTTGCCAAACCGGAGTAATTCCCCGGACCCCCCGACTCCTAGATGGGGCCGCCTTGGAAAGTCGGCTTTTCACGTGGCTCATTTTGTTTTGGCCAGATTTACGGTGCTCCGGATCGAGTAGCTCGTCTGCAGACTCGGTGCCGGGGTCTCCCGGTGAACGGCCGTGGTTGTGGGCGGTTCCGGGCACCCCCCTTCTTCCCTATCCTTTGGTTCGTTTCTACTGATTTCCCTCAAAAGAGACCGAAATCACCTGGAAATAAATTGCTGCGGAGGGGCCGTTCTTGGGTGATACTGAATACTGAACAACTCTGAAAAACTggtttctgtgtatgtgtatacgtTTTAAAGATTGGGTAAATCCAGGAGCGCCGGGGGCCTCAGTATACTCTTTAAAGATTAGgtaaatccaggggtgcctgggtggctcagtcggttaagcatctgacttcggctcgggtcatgatctcacggttggtgggttcgagccccacgtcgggctctgtgctgtcagttcagagcctggagcctgcttcagatcctgtgtctccctctctctcggttcctcccccactcctgttctctctctgtctcaaaaaatgaataaacattaaaaaaaaatttaaagattggGTAAATTCAAAGAACATCAAGATGaggtgctccccccccccccccccccccccccgtaaaagttacattttatacACACCTAAGGGTTGGGAATGAGAATCAGTGCCGTGGTCTCCCCGAGGAATGTGGTGGATGACCATCAGAGGGGGTGGTGTACTCTGAGCAGCGTTGTCCGTGGCGTGAAACGTGTGAAACGTGTGGTCCTGACAGCTTAGAGCGCTGTGTGCCGGGAGATATCTGAGTGCAGGTCGTTACCATATTTCAGGTTTCCAGTTTTGTTGTAAATAATGAGGGGCCACTTGAGCGCTTGCTCGGTGCACTCTTTCACTTGCAGCCTCTCGGTCAGCATtcttcccctgcctctgccttttgGAGGTCAGTCGGTGACGTTGAGTGCCCTTGCAAGAATCATGGAGGGGGCTCTGTGGAGGAGGGGGGCCGCTGACCTGGGGCGGCCTGCTGCTTAACTGGAGAGACCAGCACGCACAGACCGTCTGCCGTCAGAGTTCAGCACAGGCTCTGGCACCAGACAGCGTGGGTTCCAGTCCTGCCCTCTGTTTGTGAGCCGTGCGACCTTGGGTAACTCACTCTAGACCCTGTGCTACAGTCTCCCCACCTATAACGGGGTGCTGGCGGCGCCCTTCGCACGGGGCACATGAGACTAAGTtaacacaggggcgcctgagtggctctgtcggttaagcgtccgactttggctcaggtcatgatctcacggttgtgagttcaagccccgcgtcggactctgggctgatagctcagagcctggagcctgcttctgattctgtgtctccctctgtctgcccctctgctgcttgcactctgtctctcgcattgtctcaaaagtaaataaacattaaaaaaaaaaaaaaaagactaagttaACACAAACTTTGAAACACTTAAGCCAGAGAAACGAAACGATACCATCTAATGAATATGGGTGGCATTGTGAGCACGCTGGGACTCCCTAGGATATTAAATGCCCCTGCGGACATTCTCATTATACTTGTCTCCACGGTCAAAATCTGAGGCAGAATTCCtaaaaagaggaagtaaaagtTCAGCTTTAAAGTATActgtgctggggcgcctgggtggcgcagtcggttaggcgtccgacttcagccaggtcacgatctcgcggtccgtgagtttgagccccgcatcgggctctgtgctgacagctcagagcctggagcctgcttccgattctgtgtctccctctctctctgcccctcccctgttcatgctctgtctctctctgtcccaaaaataaataaaaaacgttgaaaaaaaaaattaaaaaaataaaataaagtatactgTGCTAAacctttgtttttgaagtttatttttaaaaaattagaatgtgtgtgtgtgtggtttcccTTATAGCTCTTacagcttggggggggggtgcctcttTAAAATTCCTTGACTGTTTCATTTGTGAGTAGAACAATTGGCTAAATTCAGATTATCCTAGAATAATGCTTATCAAATTTTAGAGTATCTACAAATCACCTGCGATCTTAAAATACAGACTCTAATTCCAAAGGTCGGAGCGGAGCCCAGCAATCTGCATTTTCAGCACGCTCCCGGCGCTGCTGCTGGTTCCCAGAGCACCAAGGCCACGCGGCCCTTCGGAAACGCGAAGGGGCGCCAGGCCGGTGCGGtttccctcccgccccctccgTCCTGCAGCCTCCGTGGGCGGCAGCGTGTAGTCCCCAGAGCGGTGCTCCGGCGCAAGAGGGCGGAGGGGGAGGCGGTGTCTGGCACAGGCAAATCCAGCCCGACCTTCAGCCGGGGAGTCCGAAAGACGCCGCCATGTTCGCCTAGAGAAAGCTGCGGTCCTCGTCCTTCGTGCCTGAGCTGTGCCTGAGCTCCGGGGGTGAAGGCCCAGGGGCTGCCCCGCGCCCACGAGCACACCGCAGACCTGCCGGCCCTCACCCCCGGCCCTCCCGGGGACCCTGGGCATCCAGGACCCAGGGACCAGGTCCCCGCGGAGGTGTCTGTACCTGCCCCTCCCACGTAC from Panthera uncia isolate 11264 chromosome B2 unlocalized genomic scaffold, Puncia_PCG_1.0 HiC_scaffold_25, whole genome shotgun sequence harbors:
- the ZSCAN12 gene encoding zinc finger and SCAN domain-containing protein 12 isoform X4, translating into MASAEEQPGLRAVKVEEDRVWDQETFLRESGISTQEASRQLFRHFCYQESPGPREALRRLRELCRQWLRPETHSKEQILELLVLEQFLTILPEELQAWVREHHPESGDEAVTALEGLEREFSEPENQAPDDAPGHSEVLSEDGVHVKAKQESRAIQLQATVTQLKCESLGPHRFGEQGADVVPEGQESAVRQEVLKEVEHLANSRLQRDAPLDPQCREAWKRESRAGKPRGRAAGERPHRCGECGKGFAQSSVLAQHQRTHTGEKPYECDECGRAFSQRSGLVEHQRSHTGEKPYVCDECGRAFSAGNGLIRHRRIHTGEKPYGCEECGRAFRLSSYLVQHQRIHTGEKRYRCGECGKAFSQNAGLFQHLRVHTGEKPFQCGQCGKRFSRRTLLGKHQRSHTGERPYACDECGKAFGHHCNLIRHFRIHTVAKPE
- the ZSCAN12 gene encoding zinc finger and SCAN domain-containing protein 12 isoform X3, with amino-acid sequence MASAWAAPPHEEPGALLEVKVEEEEEYRNTTRRDQNLRKNNTHSREVFRQYFRHFCYQETPGPREALRRLRELCRQWLSPETHTKEQILELLVLEQFLTILPEELQAWVRGQHPESGDEAVTALEGLEREFSEPENQAPDDAPGHSEVLSEDGVHVKAKQESRAIQLQATVTQLKCESLGPHRFGEQGADVVPEGQESAVRQEVLKEVEHLANSRLQRDAPLDPQCREAWKRESRAGKPRGRAAGERPHRCGECGKGFAQSSVLAQHQRTHTGEKPYECDECGRAFSQRSGLVEHQRSHTGEKPYVCDECGRAFSAGNGLIRHRRIHTGEKPYGCEECGRAFRLSSYLVQHQRIHTGEKRYRCGECGKAFSQNAGLFQHLRVHTGEKPFQCGQCGKRFSRRTLLGKHQRSHTGERPYACDECGKAFGHHCNLIRHFRIHTVAKPE
- the ZSCAN12 gene encoding zinc finger and SCAN domain-containing protein 12 isoform X2: MFVSHLLMAQWPDPVTWLSTDSQWEGAGKSEEAGRLCATCFSPDSGQRCVLFKKSRPGSPESASLARAGASLLSRMASAEEQPGLRAVKVEEDRVWDQETFLRESGISTQEASRQLFRHFCYQESPGPREALRRLRELCRQWLRPETHSKEQILELLVLEQFLTILPEELQAWVREHHPESGDEAVTALEGLEREFSEPENQAPDDAPGHSEVLSEDGVHVKAKQESRAIQLQATVTQLKCESLGPHRFGEQGADVVPEGQESAVRQEVLKEVEHLANSRLQRDAPLDPQCREAWKRESRAGKPRGRAAGERPHRCGECGKGFAQSSVLAQHQRTHTGEKPYECDECGRAFSQRSGLVEHQRSHTGEKPYVCDECGRAFSAGNGLIRHRRIHTGEKPYGCEECGRAFRLSSYLVQHQRIHTGEKRYRCGECGKAFSQNAGLFQHLRVHTGEKPFQCGQCGKRFSRRTLLGKHQRSHTGERPYACDECGKAFGHHCNLIRHFRIHTVAKPE